GCCGAGCCTCCCGTGGGCGTCGTCACCGCGCTGCTCGGGGGACCGTTGTTCCTCGCGCTGCTGCGGCGGCGTGTGCGCCTGGGTACCAGTCATTGACAATGGCTTGCACCCGCCATATCCCCGCCGGCGTCCTCGGTGTCGCCGTGATTCCACGGCGACTCAAGGGAACCCGGTGTGAATCCGGGACTGCCCCGCAGCGGTGAGCAGGAACGAAAGCCGTCACGAAAAGCACTGGCCCTGGGTGGGCTGGGAAGCGACGGCGAGTAGGTGGGTGCCCTGGGCACCCGCGCCTGCGAGTCCGAAAACCTGCCGAAGACCCGTGCCTTGCGCACGGACATCACCGAGGCCTCCGAGGGGAGGCGGCGGGGGCGGTGTCATCCGGCGTGCGTGTGGTGCGCCCGGGCTCTGCCTTCGGCCGTGTCCTCCTGGAAGCCCATCTGCCCGTGGGGGCGGAAGAGGGAGTGAGGACACCGATGAAGTACGCCGATGTGAAGCGTGTGGGCGCCCGCTCGAAGTCCCTGATGTTCGCCACGGCCAGCCTCGTGCTGGCGGTCGCCACCACGGGCTGCGGCTCCGAGTGCGTGGACGCCTTCGACTGCCGCAGTGAGAACGGCGCCGCGCCTGAGGGCCAGCAGTGGTCGTGCGTCGCGGAGAAGTGTGAGACGCGGCCCATCCAGCAGGTCCCGGAGGAGGACGCGGGCACGGAGCCCGAGCCGGATTCCGGCACGGAGCCGGAGCCCGACGCGGGCACGGAGCCGGATGCGGGTACCGAGCCGGACGCGGGCACGGAGCCGGACGCGGGCACCGAGCCTGAGCCTGACGCGGGCACGGGGCTCCCGTGCGAGGTGGCGACCCACGACCCCGTGCTCGGTACGCTTCAGCTCGGGGCGAGCTTCGTGGCGGCTGGCTCCGCGGCGCTTCCGGAAGACGTGCTCGCGCTCGCGACGTCGCCGGGTCCCGTCTACACGGTCTACGCGGTGCGTGGCAGCAGCATGGGTGTCGACCTCGGCATGTTCTCGCTGGGCATCTGGCCCGAGTTGCAGACGGACGGCACGAAGCTCTTCGACGTCGTCTCCCCCGCGGACCGCGCAGGCACGGCGACGGTGTTCTCGAACGGCTACCTGGTGAATGACGGCCAGCGCCTCTTCGCGGGCTACACCACGTCCGCGACGGGCGCGCCGGGTTCGGTGGCGATGTACGACCTCGCCACTCCCGCATCGTCTTCCTACCTCTCGTCGCAGGCCAACTACAGCGCGGCGTCCTTCGTCTCGGGCGCGACCCGCATGGTGCTCGTCAACGGCTTCTCGCTGGAGTCCACGACGGACGGCATGGGCATCTATGGCCTGGTGACTTCCGAGGAGCCTTTCCAGACGGCGCGGTTGGCGCAGTTCCCGGCGGGCGAGGCGGGGGCCAGCGGCTTCACCGCGGTGGCCGACAACGGCATCGCCTTCCTGGGCTACTCCAGCAGCGTGGACTACTCCAACAAGGGCCGCGTGGTGGCGCCCGTGGTGCTGACGGCGGCGCTGAGCAGCGGCACGCCCGTCGACCTGGGGACGCAGCCGGAGGTTGTCGTGGGCAGTGACTTCAACGCGACCTCTGGCTTCGGCAACGGTGTCGTCGTCAAGCGCGGTGGTTACGACGAGAACTGGGCCTTCGTCTCGACCGACGTGTCGCGCTACGCCCTGTCCCTGGGCGGCGAGCCGTCCGAGGTCGCCATTGGCGAGCGGACGCCGGTGCTGACGTTCGCGGACCAGTGCACCTCCGTGAAGCAGTTGTCCAACATGGGCCCTGACCTGCTGGTGGCCATCGAGGACAAGAACGGCCAGCGGCTGGTGCGCATCCAGGAGGCGCAGTGAGCCGTCGTCTCGGCCAGCGCTTCCCTTGGGGCACGGCGCTCGCCGTGCTCCTAGGCACCGCTGCCTGCGGTGACGGGGCCTCCATCGTCGACGAGGACGCGGGCACGGACCCGGTGCAAGACGACGCCGGTCAGCCGGATGGCTCCACGACGTTGGAGCCCGACGCCGGACTGAAGCCCGCGGACCCGTACGCCGACGAGGTCGTCTCCTTCACCCCCGGCCCCAGCGCGGGTTTCGGGCAGGACCGCTTCCCGGACGTCGTGCTCGGACCTCCCTCGGGATTGGGAGCGGACACCGGCTCGCTGGATGTGCTCTCACTGGGCCGTGGCGGCAGCATCGTCCTGCGCTTCACCGACATCGCCGTGGTGGATGGGCCGGGCGTGGACCTGCTCGTGTTCGAGAACCCCTTCCACATCGCGGGCGGACCGAACGTGTATTCGGAGAGGGGCATCGTCTCCGTGAGCGACGACGGCGTCACCTGGTTCGCGTTCCCGTGCGCAACCACTGACGCGGCGGGCGGCTATCCGGGGTGCGCGGGCGTCGCCCCCGTCTTCGCCAATCCGGCCAACGGCATCAGCGCCACGGATCCGGCGGTGGCGGGCGGTGACGGCTTCGACCTGGCGACGGTGGGCCTGAGCCGCGCGCGGTACGTGCGCATCGTCGACGCGGGGAACAACCGCTACGGCGGTACGTCCGGGGGCTTCGACCTGGACGCCGTCGCGGTGGTGAACGGCGTGTCCCTGGGAAGCGCCACCCCGTGAAAGGGCTCCCGCCACGGCCATGTCCCCTGTCGCTGAAGGGGGAGGTGGACCGCCGCGCCGCGCTCCGAACGCTGCTCGAGGGCACCTGTGCCTTGGCGGTGCTCGGGACGGGGTGCGGCGACGGGTGGCGGGAAGCCATCGTGCTCGACCCTCCCGACGCGGGAGGGCCGGGCGCGTCGTGTGATGACGCCCCGGTCCCTGGTGGGCCCGAGGACGGCTGGGTGGAAGTTCCCCTGGCGGACCATCCGGCGCTCCAGGTCCCTGGAGGCGCCGCGGCGGTGCGCATCCCCCAGGCGCTGCTGGACGTGGTCATCGTCCACACGTCACAGGGCTGTTACGCCGCGCTGTGGCGCATCTGCACGCACGGTGACTGCGCCGTGGATTGGGTGCCCGAGGACAGGGTGATGGAGTGCCCCTGCCATGGCTCCCGCTTCAGCCAGGACGGGCAGGTGCTGAATGGCCCCGCGACGCGTCCGCTCGCCACCTTCCAGGTGGTGCGGCGGGGAGCGTCCCTGTTCCTCCGCCGCCCGCGCTGAGCGAGCGTTCCGGGTTCGTTCATACCGCCGGTGAAATGACGCGGTGCGGGGGGCCCTCCAAGCGCCGGGTGGCCGCCAACCCGTACTGAGTCGCAGTCTCCTTCTCTCAACGCGCGGGAGACTCGTGTAAGGTCCGGCATTCGATGTGGCAGATCATCATCAACGGGCCCGGCTACTTCGATACGTCGTACGATCTGCCTGAGGGCGTGACGAGCCTCGGCCGTGCGGACGAGAACGACATCGTCCTGGGCGGCGACCTCGTGTCGCGCCGTCATGCACGGCTGTACGTCGACGGCGACGTGCTGCGAATCGAAGACCTGGGCAGCCGCAACGGCAGCCGCATCAACGGCGCGCCCTTGCAGGGTTCGAAGCAGCTCGTCGCTGGCGACTCGGTCGCGCTGGGCGAGAACACGCTGTCCGTCCGCCAACCCAACACCGTGGAGAACGCGGCCACGGAGATGGTGGACCTGAGCGCGGGCGGCGTCGTGCGCTTCGGGCATGGTCAGGACGTGGGCGGCTCCGTGCTGCTGGCGAAGAACGTGAGGGACGCCGACGTCCTGCGGCTCCTGGACAACGTGGGGCCCGTCTCCTTCGACGACAGCTTCTCCTCGGCCACGTCCGCGCCGCTGCCCGCGGCGAGCCCGCGCGTGGGGCAGGAGACGCTGGTGCTGTTGTTCCGCATCGCGGAGGCGCTCTCGTCGGCCACCACGCTGTCGTCCTTCCTGGACACCACCATGGACCGGCTGCTGGAGCGCACGGAGGCGACCACCGCGGTGGTGCTGCTCCGGCACTCCGTGGGCGCGCTGGTGCCCGCCGCCGTGCGCCACCGAGGGCGGCTGGCCCAGGGCGAGGTCCCTGTCTCGGACGCCATCGTCGAGGAGTCCCTGCGCCAGGGGCGCGCCATCGCCGTGGGCGACGTGCGCGATGACCGCCGCTTCGCGAGCCGCGAGAGCGTCATCCTCTACGGCGTGGACCGGGTGCTGTGCATTCCCATTGGCACCGAGCCGCCGTACGCGGGCGTGCTCTACGTCAACACCTCCGCCAAGGGCGACTCCAGCGTGGAGGTGATGCTGGATGCCTGCACCGCGGTGGCGCACCTGGTGGCCACCGGCGTGCAGAAGTTCGCGCCGCGCGAGACGGGCACCGTGGCGGACCGGCTGCGCCGCGACCTGGAGCGCTTCCACCCGCCCGACGTGGCCGAGCGCCGCGCCGCCGAGGCCCAGCGCCAGGGCGGAAAGCTGCCCGGGCTGGAAGAACGCAACCTCACCATCCTTCACGCGGAGCTGGTGGGCTTCTCCGTGCTGGCCATGCGCATTGGCGCGGCGCGGGCCACGCAGATGCTCAATGACTTCCACGCGCGGATGAGTGGCATCGTCTACAGCTTCGAGGCGACGGTGGAGGGCTTCCGGGGTGAATCCCTGCGGGCCCTCTTCGGTGTCCCGTACGCGAAGGGCGAGGACTCCGTGCAGGCCGTCCGCGCGGCGCTGGCCCTGCGGGCGGACTGGGAGCGGGCCATGAGCCGCCGGCCCCTGGATGAGCGCTGCGAATTGCGCATTGCGTTGCACAGCACGCGGGCCCTGGTGGGGATGATCGGCGCCGAGTCGCGCTCCGACTACACCGTGGTGGGAGAGGGCGTTAGCGTCGCGAGCTGGCTCGCCGGGACGGCCAGCCCGGGCCAGGTGCTCATCACCGGCAAGGTCCTGGCCACGGTGGGCGCCCGCTTCGACGTCCAGCCGCTGGGCGAGCGTCTCCTCCGCCCCCCGAAGGACAAGGTGGCGGCCTTCGAGGTCATCGAGGAGGATGTCGGCCAGTTGACCAACCCGGGGCTGCGCTGAAACCCTCGCGGCCGGTTGACGGGTTGCTGCGACGTACCGGGAAAGGGTTCAATACGGACCCCGTCGTGGTGAACCCCCGCACCGCATGAACTCGTCGAGCCAACCCGCCCGGTTGAGACCCTTCCGGCCCCAGCCCTTTGGTCGGTACACGCTCCTGTCGCATCTGGCGACGGGGGGCATGGGAGAGATCTACCTCGCGCGCCTGGAGGGAGCGCAGGGCTTCGAGAAGCTCTGCGTCATCAAGAAAATCCTCCCGCAGCTCGCCGCGGACACGGAGTTCGTCGAGCGCTTCGTGGGCGAGGCGCGCACCCTGGTCCGCCTGAGCCATGGCTCCATCGCCCAGGTGCTGGACATGGGGCTCCACGAGGACGAGGCCTACATGGCGCTCGAACACGTGGACGGCAAGGACCTGCGCAAGGTGGCCGCGCGCGTCAGGGACCGGCAGGTGCCGCTGCCCGTCACGTTCATCCTCTACACCATGGGCCGCGTGCTGGACGCGCTGGCCTATGCGCACCGCAAGAAGGACGACGACGGGGAGGACCTGAAGCTCGTCCACCGGGACATCTCGCCGCAGAACATCCTCATCTCCTACGAAGGGGAGGTGAAGGTCATCGACTTCGGGCTCGCGAAGAGCCGGCTGTCGGCGGCGAAGACGAACCCCAGCATCATCCTGGGGAAGTTCCTCTACATGTCGCCGGAGCAGGCGCGGCACCAGCCGGTGGACCGCCGGAGCGACCTGTACGCGGTGGGCTTGTGTCTCTACGAGCTCATCTGCGGGAAGAACCCCTTCGATGGGGTCCACCCGGGCGAGCTGATGTCCCTGGTGGCGAATCCGCGCATCGCGCCGTTGGACCAGGTGGAGCCGCTCACGCCGCCCGCGGTGACGGCGCTGGTGGCCAAGGCGCTGGCGGTGGATCCGTCGCAGCGCTTCCAGACGGCGGAGGAGTTCCGCGGGCGGCTTCAGTCCTGCCTGATGGAGATTGACGCGAGCGCGGGTCCGGAGAGCGTCAGCCGCTTCATGCGCGAGCTCTTCTCGTCGGACTTCCAGTCCGAGCGCCGGCTGCTCGCGAGCCTCAAGGACGTGCCCCGGTTGTCCACGGAAGAGGTCCGGGCCCTGGCCTCGATGCCGGATGACCCGCTGGCGCCGAAGATGGCGCACGCGATGCTGCCGGCGAAGACCATCCGCCTGGACGGTCCGGTGGAGCCGCTGTCGTTCTTCCCCACGCCGCGCAGCCGCGATGGCGGCGGGCCGGTGTCGGACGGAGAGACGCGTCCTGGCGTGCCCATCGACGAGTCCACGCGTCCCGGGTTCCCCATCGAGGAACTGGAGGAAGAGGCGCGGGCACGGGGCGTGCGTCAGGACACGGCCCCGTCCGTGGAGGTGGAGCCCGAGGCCTTCTCGCGTTCCGAGGCTGCCAGGCCAGGGGTGCTGCCCCGCGCGCCCGCGCTGACGCGGGAAGTCCAGATGACGGTGATGCCGCCGGAGGCGGTGCCGCCGGGCGTGGCCGCCGCGCGAGCGCTGTTGCCGCCGCACCTGCGGCCCACCGAGCTGGCGCTGCCGAGCCTGGGCGAATCATCCGAGACCGAGTCGCGCCCCGCTGATTCGACGGATCCCAAAATCTGGGCGCCGCGGAGTGGTGCGTCGTCGGCGCGGCATGAGGAGCTGGGGGCGCCTTCTATTGGAGCGCCGACGCCCGCGGTGCCGCCGCGTCCGCCCGCCGCTCTGGCGAATGCCCGCGCGGTGCAGGAGTCGGGGCCAGAGCCACAGACGGGTGGCGGGTCGTTTCCTCGCACCGGCGTGGTGGTGATGCCGGCGGTGTCGGTGCCTGCTCCCGCGGTCGATGCAGGTGCTTCGCAGTCCACGGCCTCCGCCGCTCACGGGGACTCGACAGCGCCGCGATGGTCGGAGTCGGACGACGACGCTTCGTTCGAGGAAGAGGACTTCGAGGAGCAGGCTGCTGCCTCCGATGCGGTTGGGGCGGACAGCGAGCCTTCGGTCGAGGTGGCCTCCTGGGCGAATGACGCGGATGCGCCCGCGGAGGATTCAGCCGAGCTGGACGCCGATGTGTTGCCCGCTTCGGGGATGACGCTGCCTCGAACGTCCGCGACCATGATGGCGGCCCTGCCCGCGCCTCCAGCACCTGAGCTGGAGATGCAGCACGACGCGTCGTCGCCCGTGGACAGTGAGGCGGCGTCGCACGCAGAGGACTTCTCGCACGGCGCGTCGACGGACGGTGCATCGCAAAGCCACTCATCGATGTCGGGAGCATCGCAGGCAGAGGGCTTTTCACGCGGCGCATCGACGGACGGTGCAGCTCGCAGCCCCTCATCGATGGCGGAAGCATCGCAGGCAGAGGGCTTTCCACGCGGCTCGTCGACGGACGGTGCGTCGCGAAGCCTCTCATCGATGGCGGCAGCATCGCAGGCAGAAGGCTCTTCACGCGGCTCGTTGACGCCCTCTTCGGATGACGGTGCATCGCGACGCCTGTCATCGCCAGGGGTGGCGGCGGTGCCGCAGGCAGAGGGATTCCCGTCGCGAAGCCTCTCATCCCAAGGGATGCCCGCGGTGCCTGCTTCCAGCGGAACGCCGTCGCGAACGGCCTCCGCCGTGATTCCCGCCGCGCCGCCGCCGCCGCCCGGTGCTACCCCTTCGCGGGCCGTGCCCTCCATCGGCGCTGCCTCGCCGAGGTCGAGCTCCGGGATGATGGCCGCCGTGTCCCCGCCGTCCGGAGCGACACCTTCCCGGTCGACCTCCTCGGTGGCGACGCCCGCCGCTTCACAGAGCCCCCGTGGCGTGCCGGCCGTCCCCGCTTGGACGGCCCCACACGACGACGCGCCCCTCGCGGACGCGACGCCCGCGCACGGCGGACAGGCTCTCTCGCCGGACGAAGAGGCCGCCGCTTTCTCCGAAGCTGAACCCTCCGCCCAGGGCGACGAAGCCGAGCACGAGGCTCACGCCGCCGAGTCCTCCGCGGACATGCCCGTCCTCTCCACCGACGACGTGGGCCACGAAGCCCCGGTGGCGAACATCGCTGACGTGGACACGCACCCGCGCATCCACCGCCCGTCGCGGACCGAGCGAAACGACGACACGCAACCTCGCGTCTCGCACTACAGCGACACCGACCCGCGCGTCACCCGCCACGACGACACGCATCCCCGAGTGGTGTTGGACGCCGGGCTCTTGAGTGACGAAGGGAGCGCCGACGACGACGACGAGCGGTCTGGCGTCTCGCGTCCCAAGACGCAATCACGCCGCGCGCGAACGTCTTCGCCAGGCATGACGTCCGCCGGGGCTCGGAGGACGGGTTCGGTCTCCGCGGTACGCCCCGCTCCCGCGCCCGTCGAGCCGGCCGAGGAGGATGATGAGGACGAGGATGTCCGCGTCTCCATCCCCGCGAGCGAGGAGACCCGCCGCACGACGATGCCCGTGCGGCCGGAGACGCGTTCGGCCGAGCGCCTCGCCAAGGAAGACACCCGCCGCACGACGATGCCCGAGCCTCCCGCGCGGCGTGGCAAGGGGCCTTTGTTCGCCGTGTTGACCCTGCTGCTCCTCGCGGTGGCCGCGGGAGGGGCGTTCTTCCTCGGCCCTCCCGAGCTGCGCGCGCAGGTGCTCAGCCTCGTGACAGGTCAGACGCCACGGGAAGGGCCGCCGCCCGCCGAGCCCATCACCCCCACGAAGCCGGCGCTCGCGGCCGACGGCGCGAACGCGAAGGGTGAGCCCGGCACGGGTGAGCCCTCGGCACCGCCTCCCGCCGGCACGGGGAGTCCCGCCCAGGCGGACGCGAAGTCTCCAGGCGCCACCGCGCCCTCGGCCCCGGGGGCCGAGGCCTCCGCTCCGAAGGGCACGCAGCCTCCGGAGGATGACGGGCTCGACGACTCCTTCCTCGCGCCGCTGGATGCGCCTCCAGGCACGGACACGTCCGCGAAGCGCTCGGTCGTCCGCAAGGTGCGAGCCGCCCGGAACCGGACGCTCACCACGCTGGAGAAGGAGTGGCGCGAGACGAACGCGCTCTTCAACAAGCTCAACTCCGAGCACTCGTGCGTGGTGCTGGGGCTCTGGTGCACGCGGTACGCCGAGGTGAAGAGCGAAGTGGAGGCCGCGGGCACCACGGACGACCCGGAGGCCCTGCGCAAGGTGCGCGCGATGAAGCGCTACCTGCTGCAGAAGCAGAAGGAGCTGTACTAGTCCGTGGAGCCGCTGCTCTCCACCCGGGCGCTGGTCGCGGGCTACGGGACGCGCCCCATCCTGCATGGGGTGGAGTGCGAGGTACGTCCCGGCGAGCTGTGGGCGGTGCTGGGCCCCAACGGCACGGGAAAGAGCACGCTGCTGCGCGCGGTGCTCGGCATGGGGCCGTGGACGCGCGGCGAGGTCCGTCTCCTGGGGCAAGCGCGAGGCGACTGGGCGCCGCGCGCGTTGGCGCAGAAGGTCGCCTGGGTGCCGCAGACGTTCGAGTCCGCCGAGGGCTTCAGTGGCCTGGAGCTGGTGCTGATGGGCCGCAGCCCGCACCTGGGCTTGTGGGGCCTGCCGTCCGCGGGAGACGTGGCGCTGGCGCACGAGGTGATGTCGGAGCTCGGCATCGCGCACCTGGCGGAGCGGTCCGCCGAGGCGCTGTCGGGCGGCGAGCGCCGCATGTTGATGCTGGCTCGGGGGCTGGTGCAGCGGCCCGAGCTGCTCCTGCTCGACGAGCCCACGGCCTTCCTGGACGTGGCCCACCAGGTGGGGGCGTTGGACCGCGTGCGCGCGCGCGTCGACGCGGGCCTGGGGGCGGTGGCGGTGCTGCACGACGTGAATCTGGCCGCGGCCTTCGCCACCCACGTGTTGCTGCTGCGCGACGGGCGCGTGCTCGCGCGGGGCCCCTCGGTCGAGGTGCTGGAGCGCGATGCCTTGGAGACGCTCTACGGCCTGCCCATGGAGACCGCGCTCGCTCCGTCGGGCGCCCGGCTCTTCGCGCCGCGAGCGCCGCCGCGCTGAGCGAAAACCTTCTTCACCTCCCGGCGCCGGAGAGTTGACCGGACCCGCCGAGCGCGAAAGCCTGAAGCCACGCCATGTCTCGCTACGCCATCGCCATCTTCGCCAGCGCTTTCCTCCTGTTCGGCGTGCAACCCCTGGTGGGGCGCTACTCGCTGCCGTGGTACGGCGGAACGCCGGGGGTGTGGACGGCGTGCATGCTGTTCTTCCAGGCGGTGCTGCTGGGCGGCTACGCGTACTCGCATGGGCTCGCATCCCGGCTGGCGCCCCGCACCCAGGCGCGCGTCCACCTGGGCCTGCTCGCGGTGGCGGTGGCGGTGCTGGGCGCCCGCGCGCTGCTGTCGGGCTCACCGGTGGCGCCGGGGCCCGAGTGGCGGCCGGAGGGCACCGCGTTCGCCGTGCCCCGCTTGCTGGCGATGCTCGCGGCCACCATTGGCTTGCCCTTCTTCGTGCTCAGCACCACCGGCCCGCTGCTGCAGTCCTGGTTCGCCCGTGCGCGGCCGGGCCGCTCGCCC
This genomic window from Myxococcus hansupus contains:
- a CDS encoding FHA domain-containing protein yields the protein MWQIIINGPGYFDTSYDLPEGVTSLGRADENDIVLGGDLVSRRHARLYVDGDVLRIEDLGSRNGSRINGAPLQGSKQLVAGDSVALGENTLSVRQPNTVENAATEMVDLSAGGVVRFGHGQDVGGSVLLAKNVRDADVLRLLDNVGPVSFDDSFSSATSAPLPAASPRVGQETLVLLFRIAEALSSATTLSSFLDTTMDRLLERTEATTAVVLLRHSVGALVPAAVRHRGRLAQGEVPVSDAIVEESLRQGRAIAVGDVRDDRRFASRESVILYGVDRVLCIPIGTEPPYAGVLYVNTSAKGDSSVEVMLDACTAVAHLVATGVQKFAPRETGTVADRLRRDLERFHPPDVAERRAAEAQRQGGKLPGLEERNLTILHAELVGFSVLAMRIGAARATQMLNDFHARMSGIVYSFEATVEGFRGESLRALFGVPYAKGEDSVQAVRAALALRADWERAMSRRPLDERCELRIALHSTRALVGMIGAESRSDYTVVGEGVSVASWLAGTASPGQVLITGKVLATVGARFDVQPLGERLLRPPKDKVAAFEVIEEDVGQLTNPGLR
- a CDS encoding protein kinase domain-containing protein: MGEIYLARLEGAQGFEKLCVIKKILPQLAADTEFVERFVGEARTLVRLSHGSIAQVLDMGLHEDEAYMALEHVDGKDLRKVAARVRDRQVPLPVTFILYTMGRVLDALAYAHRKKDDDGEDLKLVHRDISPQNILISYEGEVKVIDFGLAKSRLSAAKTNPSIILGKFLYMSPEQARHQPVDRRSDLYAVGLCLYELICGKNPFDGVHPGELMSLVANPRIAPLDQVEPLTPPAVTALVAKALAVDPSQRFQTAEEFRGRLQSCLMEIDASAGPESVSRFMRELFSSDFQSERRLLASLKDVPRLSTEEVRALASMPDDPLAPKMAHAMLPAKTIRLDGPVEPLSFFPTPRSRDGGGPVSDGETRPGVPIDESTRPGFPIEELEEEARARGVRQDTAPSVEVEPEAFSRSEAARPGVLPRAPALTREVQMTVMPPEAVPPGVAAARALLPPHLRPTELALPSLGESSETESRPADSTDPKIWAPRSGASSARHEELGAPSIGAPTPAVPPRPPAALANARAVQESGPEPQTGGGSFPRTGVVVMPAVSVPAPAVDAGASQSTASAAHGDSTAPRWSESDDDASFEEEDFEEQAAASDAVGADSEPSVEVASWANDADAPAEDSAELDADVLPASGMTLPRTSATMMAALPAPPAPELEMQHDASSPVDSEAASHAEDFSHGASTDGASQSHSSMSGASQAEGFSRGASTDGAARSPSSMAEASQAEGFPRGSSTDGASRSLSSMAAASQAEGSSRGSLTPSSDDGASRRLSSPGVAAVPQAEGFPSRSLSSQGMPAVPASSGTPSRTASAVIPAAPPPPPGATPSRAVPSIGAASPRSSSGMMAAVSPPSGATPSRSTSSVATPAASQSPRGVPAVPAWTAPHDDAPLADATPAHGGQALSPDEEAAAFSEAEPSAQGDEAEHEAHAAESSADMPVLSTDDVGHEAPVANIADVDTHPRIHRPSRTERNDDTQPRVSHYSDTDPRVTRHDDTHPRVVLDAGLLSDEGSADDDDERSGVSRPKTQSRRARTSSPGMTSAGARRTGSVSAVRPAPAPVEPAEEDDEDEDVRVSIPASEETRRTTMPVRPETRSAERLAKEDTRRTTMPEPPARRGKGPLFAVLTLLLLAVAAGGAFFLGPPELRAQVLSLVTGQTPREGPPPAEPITPTKPALAADGANAKGEPGTGEPSAPPPAGTGSPAQADAKSPGATAPSAPGAEASAPKGTQPPEDDGLDDSFLAPLDAPPGTDTSAKRSVVRKVRAARNRTLTTLEKEWRETNALFNKLNSEHSCVVLGLWCTRYAEVKSEVEAAGTTDDPEALRKVRAMKRYLLQKQKELY
- a CDS encoding ABC transporter ATP-binding protein, whose translation is MEPLLSTRALVAGYGTRPILHGVECEVRPGELWAVLGPNGTGKSTLLRAVLGMGPWTRGEVRLLGQARGDWAPRALAQKVAWVPQTFESAEGFSGLELVLMGRSPHLGLWGLPSAGDVALAHEVMSELGIAHLAERSAEALSGGERRMLMLARGLVQRPELLLLDEPTAFLDVAHQVGALDRVRARVDAGLGAVAVLHDVNLAAAFATHVLLLRDGRVLARGPSVEVLERDALETLYGLPMETALAPSGARLFAPRAPPR
- a CDS encoding ubiquinol-cytochrome c reductase iron-sulfur subunit: MDRRAALRTLLEGTCALAVLGTGCGDGWREAIVLDPPDAGGPGASCDDAPVPGGPEDGWVEVPLADHPALQVPGGAAAVRIPQALLDVVIVHTSQGCYAALWRICTHGDCAVDWVPEDRVMECPCHGSRFSQDGQVLNGPATRPLATFQVVRRGASLFLRRPR